Below is a window of Bactrocera dorsalis isolate Fly_Bdor unplaced genomic scaffold, ASM2337382v1 BdCtg377, whole genome shotgun sequence DNA.
ttttcaGTTGGAAAAGAATACTTTGTACTTGTCGCAGTCAGAGATTTTCTTTCATGGTCGTATTGCCGATCTAGCCGGAGCTTAGGGAGGTGGTTAAAGAAAATCAaggcttcagacaaggcgactctctattgACTTCTTCATTCTACTGCTGCAGAAAATAATAGGAGCTGCAGAAGTAATTAgaaaaggtacaatcttttataagaatatATAGCTGCTGGTGTTGGCCTCAACAACTCcgacgttagttctgctttctccagattggataAGGAAGataagcaaatgggtctggtcatcaaataaacagagTCGCACTCGTGACTTGGTTCCAACGTCACTCTTGACAGTCATaaattcgaagtcgtagataatttcgtttatgttggaatcagcatcaacaccaacaacaatatcagccttgatATCCTACGCAGAATCACTGTTTATAACAgttgctacttcgaactgagtagtcaattgaaaagtaaagtactTTCTCTAcaaacaaataccaaactctGCAAGTCCTTCTGTTATACGATGTGGAGGCATGTATAATGATATCAATTTATGAGTCGCctttaggagtgttcgagagaatgGTTTTGTGGAAGATTTAACGAAGCGTAGTACGTATTCAGCGCATCAACAGACAGCGActgtgctggctaggtcatgttgtccggatgtaAGATAagactttgaataaaaaatgaagaaacgactggcgcactgttgttaactcgaggtaagcggtgtctactaCAGGTCGGTTTCATTTCAATTACCAGTCTATCAATCCTCAATCTTGGTATCTGGAGTCAGTAAAGGCGAGGTTACTGATTATCACACTATATAGTATCAGACTCATTCTTGAGGAACTGTTCGCGCTCTCTgaatcataaatctttcacaaatGCATGGGGTTCCTTATAAGAagtattatttttgtgaaaatatgagGGTTCGCCAATTATAGTTTACCTACAGATAAAGAGAATCCAGAAAACTTTCTCCTTGGCAAGTTGACTACAAAAGTTAGCTAAAAAGAGGGTCGAGAGCttctataatttaaaatttttattttctttgatcGAGAgatctgtaatttttattttaatactttttaatacTCGTTCTTTCtcgttcaaaatttatttatggttCTCGAGTTATTTTTCATagaattattatcattattaataGACCACAGTCCAGTTTATGTCGCAGATTGACTCTTCTACTGACAGCTCGTTTGTGTTCTAATCTTACATTTGCCTTCGCTGACATCGAAGTACATGTAGAAACCGCAATCTCCAATTCCAAAGTAGCCATTAACGCAATGGTAAAAATAACGGCAACTGCCAAAGTAGGGTACAGAAAATTTCTTGTTAACTGTGCATTTTTCTCTAATGGTAGCCGTAGTTTCGGTCGTAGTTTGAACAGCTGCCGGTGTAGTTGCTGCTGGTGTTATCGGTTGAGCCGGTCCCGGTGCAATAGTTGCTGGTGTTATCGGTTGAGCCGGTGATGGTGCAACTGTTGCTGGTGTTATCGGTTGAGCCGGTGACGGTGcaactgttggtggtgttatcGATGGAACAGATCCCGGTGcaactgttggtggtgttataGGTTGAGCCGGTGACGGTGaaactgttggtggtgttatcGGTTGAGCCGGTGATGGTGCAACTGTTGCTGGTGTTATCGGTTGAGCCGGTGATGGTGCAACTGTTGCTGGTGTCATCGGTTGAGCCGGTGACGGTGCAACTGTTGGTGGTGTGGTCGCTGGAACAGATCCCGGTGCAACTGTTGCTGGTGTTATCGGTTGAGACGGTGTCGGTGCAACCGTTACTGGTGTTATAGGTGTTACAGGAGCAGATGGTACATCAGCAACAGCTTCACTGTTACACTCGTTTCCTTCTAAGCACAGTTCACTCGTACAATAGGCCGAACTTGCTCCGTTACAGTAAATGAAAGGATATTGTGTGTTGCATGTTGCGTCGGTATTCGTCTTAAATACTCCTGCTTCGGAGCTACACTGGCTGATCACTTTTGCATGCGACAATGCAAGCAATTGAACCGTTATAATGGCGAAAAACGCTTGTTTTCCAAAGTATTTGTGATGACGAAACATTTTGTGgaaactgaaatattttctcGCTGACTCACTGGAGATGATGCAATCGCTTATGTGATTTACTCCGAACTGTTTGCCTTAGTTAGAAAGTCTCGCACTTTTATAGAATAGTACTGACACACCCGAAATACCAGCTGGTTTTAGTcacttcttttttaattttttaatctctAAGACATGCTCttgttaatgaaattaattgtcTTTGGctttgcttttacttttaacagcgagcgataaaattttgcggatGTTACTACAAATTGTTGCTTTTGGACACCTTTGcgatatttttatacactcGCAATATATTGCCACaatgtataatagttttgtttacctaactaATCGGCTTATAATGCAGTTATATAGTATAATACGAAAATGAACAGGATGACGGAACGGTCGCtttagtttgctgaatagccaaaagtcATAAGGAGTTAAATCAGAGGAACGATATTGGtcgaaattttgacaaaaaactcacAATTTCGGCCTATTCGCATCgagcaaacgacgcataacattcaaatagtattccttgtggACAGTCTGGCCGGTCAGAAGGACGTGTTATTTTCGGCTTCGGATCACCTTTTCCACGTTGTTCGGCCGACTGATTATCTGTTTTTGGGtcttaagcatagatccaaCCCTCATCGCATAATAATTCAATGTTAATGTGAcgctgttttccgaaaaaaactTAGTGAGTTTGGAACTAGTCCTGCTTATACTTTTTTTAgaccaacgatgccagtaagatttcTGATTGTTAAGGTAGGTTAGCAAAATTGGGCACAAACTTCATCGAGATTCGACTCGCATCTAAAGCATTGGCTAAACTCGAATGATACGAACTAATCGATatgttttcacaatttttagaaatattagaTTGCACCTAAAAGCAACccctccttacttgtttttactcTGTTTGTTAATAAATCACAcgcattttctttaatttaggtcagaaaatttagaaaaaaaagttaaacaattgaTTGAACAATTTCGATATTTTGTGAAGGTTACTATTGAAAATAAGTAATGAGTTACGAGGGTATGCTTCTAAGTTAGCggaataaagggtgatccatttctagGTTCCCtatcttttttaaagaaagaacacagatactacaaatttaatggggaatgtttattatcattcgaaagaacatcctTTGGCATTTCTTTTTTTGAAGGTTATCTCCTTCAAATGCTGGCTGCagctacatctcagatggtccataaGTTCAGtcgaattttcgatgacttgttcaaTAATTTCGACTTGTAATTGGCAAATAACACTCGCGATGTTTTGCTGTAAGGACTGAATCGATGAAGAATTGAACGCATAAATTAAAATCTACATATccacacaggaaaaagtctaacggaaaagtcacacgatcttggtggccaatcgaccttctcaaaacgtgaaattatctgtttgTCGaaatgttttctcaataaatccattgattgatgcgatgtgtggaaagtggcgacgcctgttgaaaccaaatggcatcaaatattcggttatcatgacgcgataacggTCCCCATTGATGATTACATTTTCACcgacataatttttgaagaaatatggaccgatgattccaccggcccacaaaccataccaaaccgttatttttcctagatgaaatggcagctctggaatctctttaggttgctctcttcgtcccaaatgcgacaattttacTGGTTAAAATACCCTATGAGCCAGTAATGAGCcttctttttggaacttttcaagagctcatagagcgaagggatgtcattttaaatttaagatccCGAGGTAAAATAGTTGTTCCAAACGTCAGTCCGAGTAGCTGCGAACCGatccgaatcgactctccaaggCCGTCTCAGTTGAGCGAAGCTTTCCACGACTCActcgtgatctgtcaaaaaacggATATTGACAATAAATAAGGGTTAAGTTCGGGctcaaccgaacattttacactaTTGCAGCTTGTAAGAATCAAagtcagggaaataccttaagatgtaaaacgtcaaccagaggatcggaatcaaagcaattttatatatgtatgcacatatacccaatataactcatacactgaacAACAAATTccgcataagatttgttaggaAAACGAAAATCACCATACGTAGTACATTGGAGTTGTGGTAATAtcaacccgattttatctattatgATAAATGGGAGCTCAGCGAAGTATTCACTCgtattcaactcatttttgatatacaattCTTATTGACAATAAAGGATTccgtctgaatttcaattgtatatctcacacatattttttaaccgatatttttagtaaaaagttaACCATGGATACTGGGGTCCACTTATCCGGTACCTTGGTGCTTGAACAGTTTCGGTTGGacttgtacaaaaaaattattcccttatatttattttcacacttTAAATTAGGAATATGAGTATAATGAATTTAGTCCAAATCGTTTGGTCGGGtaccgagatatgtgatttcacaaaaactggtgccacgcccattgtccaatttttacatCAGCTCTCAAAAAGTCTTCTAATACCATTTTGGAGGTAAACTTTATCTCTGGCGTAATTCGTtgttgatttattgcgcttttagtagtttttgaacagtaccgttatatggggagggAGCAATGTTATCTTCCGAATTCAttcgttttcacatttttaggaggagttcttgtaatatttgttctgattggttattgtagcttgaGTAGCTTAGGAGAAATTATCTTAAACTTGCTAGAGAGCTGAGTCAGGC
It encodes the following:
- the LOC105221841 gene encoding uncharacterized protein LOC105221841 encodes the protein MFRHHKYFGKQAFFAIITVQLLALSHAKVISQCSSEAGVFKTNTDATCNTQYPFIYCNGASSAYCTSELCLEGNECNSEAVADVPSAPVTPITPVTVAPTPSQPITPATVAPGSVPATTPPTVAPSPAQPMTPATVAPSPAQPITPATVAPSPAQPITPPTVSPSPAQPITPPTVAPGSVPSITPPTVAPSPAQPITPATVAPSPAQPITPATIAPGPAQPITPAATTPAAVQTTTETTATIREKCTVNKKFSVPYFGSCRYFYHCVNGYFGIGDCGFYMYFDVSEGKCKIRTQTSCQ